A single region of the Salmo salar chromosome ssa16, Ssal_v3.1, whole genome shotgun sequence genome encodes:
- the LOC106574318 gene encoding reticulophagy regulator 2 isoform X2 yields MQLERWKHKLPLTTVQYPEANPMERESINVQPRLLSIPELSHHLVESYLYCCLFVQEMLQYKRQNHGKFCAMMCSGCSVLAVVGHYVPGIMISYIVALSVLVWPLVVYHELIQRMYTGLEPILMKLDYSMKGDTQHRKHDKRKVKKEVEEGDEPRAETESESEEELSCFAPLVDAKTTALAMAITDSELSDEEASILESGGFSVSRATTPQITDVSEDLDQQSVHNDPEEAFLSEFPTVDEFPIEHSLLHFPLRGPGQGQGDGATAGGREPSEGEPMSPASLLIQHLASPLHFVNTHFNGRGRPPGRDQGPLLGAGTAEVVHGGEGESQAPRQSLEALSEEIVNTAISTVVQNTLSALQRSTEDSKVHSIADFLPTDTPPSTLESPSVAEAEKDQDAVAVESSAEEMPDDMFVPTEDEDFELLDQSELEQMDEDLLGLLSPDGQGIVGVASPTDTPPSPTHQPESF; encoded by the exons ATGCAGCTGGAGAGATGGAAGCATAAGTTACCTCTTACAACAG TTCAGTATCCTGAGGCCAACCCAATGGAAAG AGAGAGCATTAATGTGCAACCCCGGCTCCTCAGTATTCCAGAGCTCAGCCACCACCTGGTGGAGAGCTACCTCTACTGCTGCCTCTTCGTCCAGGAGATGCTGCAGTACAAAAGGCAGAACCATGGCAAG TTCTGTGCCATGATGTGCTCTGGCTGTTCTGTGCTCGCCGTGGTGGGACACTACGTACCAGGAATCATGATATCCTATATCGTCG CgctgagtgtgttggtgtggccTCTGGTGGTGTACCACGAGCTGATCCAGCGGATGTACACAGGCCTGGAGCCCATTCTGATGAAACTGGACTACAGCATGAAGGGAGACACGCAGCACCGCAAGCACGATAAGAGGA aggtgaagaaggaggtggaggaagggGATGAGCCCAGGgctgagacagagagtgagagtgaggagGAGCTGTCCTGCTTTGCCCCCCTG GTGGATGCAAAGACCACAGCCCTGGCTATGGCCATCACTGACTCAGAGCTGTCTGACGAGGAAGCATCCATTTTGGAGAGTGGGGGGTTCTCCGTATCCAGAGCTACCACCCCGCAGATCACAGACGTCTCTGAAG acctggaccagcagagtgtGCACAATGACCCAGAGGAGGCCTTCCTATCTGAATTCCCCACGGTTGATGAGTTCCCCATCGAGCACAGCCTCCTCCACTTTCCGTTGCGGGGCCCTGGTCAGGGCCAAGGGGACGGGGCTACGGCTGGGGGAAGAGAGCCCTCGGAGGGGGAGCCCATGAGCCCGGCCAGCCTCCTCATCCAGCACCTGGCCTCCCCACTCCACTTTGTCAACACACACTTCAACGGACGTGGACGGCCGCCAGGTCGGGACCAGGGACCACTGCTGGGTGCTGGGACAGCGGAGGTGGTGCATGGGGGGGAAGGGGAGTCCCAGGCCCCGAGGCAGTCACTGGAAGCCCTGAGTGAGGAGATTGTGAACACGGCAATCTCCACCGTGGTGCAGAACACTCTGTCGGCCCTGCAACGCTCCACCGAGGACAGCAAGGTCCACTCAATCGCAGATTTCCTGCCCACCGACACGCCCCCCAGCACCCTGGAAAGTCCCTCTGTCGCCGAGGCAGAAAAGGACCAGGATGCGGTCGCTGTGGAGAGCAGTGCTGAGGAGATGCCGGACGACATGTTTGTACCGACCGAGGACGAGGACTTTGAGCTTCTGGACCAAAGTGAACTGGAGCAGATGGACGAGGACCTGCTGGGTCTTCTCAGTCCTGATGGACAGGGGATAGTGGGAGTGGCCTCTCCCACAGACACACCCCCATCTCCGACGCACCAACCAGAGTCCTTCTAG
- the LOC106574319 gene encoding tubulin beta-4B chain has translation MREIVHLQAGQCGNQIGAKFWEVISDEHGIDPTGTYHGDSDLQLERINVYYNEATGGKYVPRAILVDLEPGTMDSVRSGPFGQIFRPDNFVFGQSGAGNNWAKGHYTEGAELVDSVLDVVRKEAESCDCLQGFQLTHSLGGGTGSGMGTLLISKIREEYPDRIMNTFSVVPSPKVSDTVVEPYNATLSVHQLVENTDETYCIDNEALYDICFRTLKLTTPTYGDLNHLVSATMSGVTTCLRFPGQLNADLRKLAVNMVPFPRLHFFMPGFAPLTSRGSQQYRALTVPELTQQMFDAKNMMAACDPRHGRYLTVAAIFRGRMSMKEVDEQMLNVQNKNSSYFVEWIPNNVKTAVCDIPPRGLKMSATFIGNSTAIQELFKRISEQFTAMFRRKAFLHWYTGEGMDEMEFTEAESNMNDLVSEYQQYQDATAEEEGEFEEEGEEDIG, from the exons ATGAGGGAGATTGTTCATCTGCAGGCCGGTCAATGTGGAAATCAGATCGGTGCCAAG TTTTGGGAGGTTATCAGTGACGAACATGGAATAGACCCAACAGGCACTTACCATGGAGATAGCGATCTGCAGCTTGAGAGAATCAACGTGTACTATAATGAGGCAACAG GTGGCAAGTATGTTCCTCGTGCCATTCTAGTTGATCTGGAGCCTGGCACAATGGACTCTGTCCGCTCTGGACCATTTGGCCAAATATTCAGACCGGACAACTTTGTCTTTG gACAGAGTGGTGCAGGTAACAACTGGGCAAAGGGCCATTACACTGAGGGAGCAGAGTTGGTAGACTCTGTCCTGGATGTGGTGAGAAAGGAAGCCGAGAGCTGCGACTGTCTTCAGGGTTTCCAGCTCACCCACTCCCTTGGAGGTGGCACGGGCTCTGGTATGGGTACCCTGTTGATTAGCAAGATCCGTGAGGAATACCCTGACCGCATCATGAACACCTTCAGTGTGGTGCCCTCCCCTAAAGTCTCAGACACCGTGGTGGAGCCCTACAATGCCACCCTGTCTGTGCATCAGCTAGTAGAGAACACTGACGAGACTTATTGCATTGACAACGAGGCCTTGTATGACATCTGCTTTCGCACTCTGAAGCTGACGACTCCCACTTACGGGGACCTCAACCACCTGGTGTCAGCCACTATGAGTGGTGTCACCACCTGCCTGCGCTTCCCCGGCCAGCTCAACGCCGACCTACGTAAGCTAGCTGTCAACATGGTCCCGTTCCCCCGCCTGCATTTCTTCATGCCAGGCTTTGCCCCCCTCACCAGCAGAGGTAGCCAGCAGTACAGAGCGCTGACGGTGCCCGAACTCACCCAGCAGATGTTCGATGCCAAGAACATGATGGCCGCCTGCGACCCCCGCCACGGCCGCTACCTCACTGTGGCCGCCATTTTCCGTGGCCGCATGTCCATGAAGGAGGTGGACGAGCAGATGCTGAACGTGCAGAACAAGAACAGCAGCTACTTCGTCGAATGGATCCCCAACAATGTCAAGACTGCAGTCTGCGACATCCCGCCCCGCGGCCTCAAAATGTCCGCTACCTTCATCGGCAACAGCACGGCCATCCAGGAGCTGTTTAAGCGCATCTCTGAGCAGTTCACAGCCATGTTCCGCCGCAAGGCCTTCCTGCACTGGTACACCGGAGAGGGCATGGACGAGATGGAGTTCACCGAGGCCGAGAGCAACATGAACGACCTGGTGTCTGAGTACCAGCAGTACCAGGATGCCACCGCCGAGGAGGAGGGCGAGTttgaagaggagggagaagaggatatTGGTTAG
- the LOC123727762 gene encoding putative malate dehydrogenase 1B, translated as MARGLVRARCKQHQGCGLDSCIIHSTYAEHVSLTVSVDSSLSCFGYKCLLNEHIIFKVRKVSERSQQYGSLIDERVHMNVAVIVAGDSLVNLKCSLLLESSPSVDSRRFVGMATQLEYEAKAHIAQKLSVKTADVTEVIVWGNISGSSHVDLQSATVFQYEEAIWGPSDFSQPVLEIIYDR; from the exons ATGGCTCGTGGGTTAGTTAGAGCACGGTGcaagcaacaccagggttgtgggttggatTCTTGTATCATCCACTCCACATACGCTGAACATGTGTCTCTGACTGTCAGTGTTGACAGTTctttaagttgctttggatacaaatgtctgctaaatgaacataTTATTTTTAAGGTGAGAAAGGTGTCGGAACGTTCCCAACAGTATGGGAGCCTCATCGACGAAAGGGTGCACATGAACGTGGCGGTGATTGTGGCTGGGGACTCCTTGGTTAACCTGAAGTGCTCCCTTTTGCTAGAGAGTTCTCCCTCGGTTGACAGCAGACGCTTTGTGGGCATGGCAACTCAACTGGAGTACGAGGCCAAAGCCCACATTGCACAGAAACTGTCTGTGAAGACTGCAG ATGTGACAGAGGTCATCGTTTGGGGCAACATCAGCGGCAGTTCCCATGTTGACCTGCAGAGTGCGACGGTTTTCCAATACGAAGAGGCCATCTGGGGACCATCAGACTTTTCTCAACCAGTCCTAGAGATTATATATGACAGGTAA